A single Mangrovimonas sp. YM274 DNA region contains:
- a CDS encoding M48 family metallopeptidase, with product MNSQTLFYIIIAIIVLDFIIDKVLDALNAKHFKDPVPQKLQDVYDEEAYKKSQNYKATNYRFGLWSSSVSILTTLAFLIFGGFEYVDQWARNFSDHPIVIALIFFGIIMLASQLVSLPFSYYRTFVIEERFGFNKTSKGTFILDKLKGLLMGAIVGGGLMALIIWIYQLTQERFWLYAWGVIALFSIIMNMFYSKLIVPLFNKQSPLEDGPLREKISEYAQSVGFQLDNIFVIDGSKRSTKANAYFSGFGSQKRVTLYDTLVKDLEDDEIVAVLAHEVGHYKKQHIIFNLIASLLLTGATLFILSIFISNPLLSHALGVSIPSFHVGLVAFGLLYAPISELTSLVMNHFSRAFEYQADNYAKNTYKAAPLISGLKKLSKNSLSNLTPHPAYVWVHYSHPTLLQRVTNLNDV from the coding sequence ATGAATTCCCAAACCCTCTTCTATATTATCATTGCCATTATTGTTCTGGATTTTATCATCGACAAAGTATTGGACGCCTTAAACGCGAAACATTTTAAGGATCCCGTTCCCCAGAAATTGCAGGATGTATACGATGAGGAAGCCTATAAAAAATCCCAGAACTATAAAGCCACCAATTACCGCTTTGGTTTATGGAGTTCTAGTGTTTCAATACTTACAACACTTGCCTTTTTAATCTTTGGCGGTTTTGAGTATGTAGACCAATGGGCCAGAAATTTTAGTGACCATCCTATTGTGATTGCCTTGATATTCTTTGGAATCATCATGTTGGCAAGTCAGTTAGTGAGTCTACCTTTTTCTTACTACCGAACTTTTGTAATTGAAGAACGTTTTGGCTTTAATAAAACCAGTAAGGGCACTTTTATTTTGGATAAGCTCAAAGGACTCCTCATGGGCGCTATTGTGGGAGGAGGTTTGATGGCCTTGATTATTTGGATCTACCAACTCACCCAAGAACGCTTTTGGCTATATGCATGGGGTGTTATTGCACTGTTCTCCATTATTATGAATATGTTCTACTCTAAGCTTATTGTTCCCCTATTCAATAAGCAGAGTCCTTTGGAAGATGGTCCCTTACGTGAAAAAATTTCTGAATATGCGCAATCTGTAGGGTTTCAACTGGACAATATTTTTGTAATTGACGGTTCCAAGCGTTCCACCAAAGCCAATGCCTATTTTTCTGGATTTGGAAGTCAAAAACGTGTGACTTTATACGACACACTGGTGAAGGATTTAGAAGATGATGAAATAGTAGCGGTATTGGCGCATGAGGTAGGACACTACAAAAAGCAGCATATCATTTTTAATTTGATTGCCTCTTTGTTACTTACTGGAGCAACCTTGTTTATATTATCTATATTTATTTCCAATCCTTTGTTGTCGCATGCTCTAGGGGTTAGCATTCCTAGTTTTCATGTAGGGCTAGTGGCTTTTGGATTATTGTATGCACCTATTTCGGAACTAACTAGTTTGGTGATGAACCACTTTTCTCGTGCTTTTGAATATCAGGCAGACAACTATGCTAAAAACACCTATAAAGCAGCTCCATTGATAAGCGGATTAAAAAAACTTTCCAAAAATAGTTTAAGTAATCTCACACCACATCCTGCTTATGTTTGGGTACACTATTCGCATCCTACTCTATTGCAACGGGTAACAAATTTAAATGACGTTTAG
- a CDS encoding BCCT family transporter, whose product MEHKKKKALFNLYYPVTIPAALIILGFVLVTLIIGDPVERLFEQWRDVLYDQVGWLFIITVSTMLIMSILIAFGPFGRIRLGGAKAVPDYSDFSWYSMLFSAGMGIGLIFYGVAEPIQHLVNPPIPVATEAKAAEQAFKFTFLHYGFHPWAVYAMVSLSFAFFTFNRKLPLSVRSLFFPVLKHRINGLFGHIVDVLAVIACLFGLATTLGFGASQIGSGLNYLWGIPNTTYTHVIFIIVATVIASFSIASGLDKGVKALSVFNIRLTLIFMVVMLIIGPSVFIIDSLIENVGNYFQNVIQLGTYTEVYSNTKWQNNWTIFYWAWWIAWSPFVGIFIARVSKGRTIREFLTGVILIPSAFSFLWFTVFGSSAVYLELNGLAPIGAEVDANISTALFAMLGAFPLSKIMSFVGVLLLVSFFVTSSDSGSLVVDFITSGGKMDSPVLQRLFWAALLGLLAATLLIGGGLVTLQTAVMLAALPFSLILLAMCYNLVIALNRERLKNLRLSVKRRQKIRAAVIEKHLEDLDILEDDDDDDDLN is encoded by the coding sequence ATGGAACACAAAAAAAAGAAAGCTCTTTTTAATTTGTATTATCCGGTTACCATTCCAGCTGCCTTAATAATTTTGGGCTTTGTATTGGTAACCTTAATTATTGGAGATCCTGTAGAGCGTCTTTTTGAACAGTGGCGTGATGTACTTTATGATCAGGTAGGGTGGCTGTTCATCATAACGGTTAGTACAATGTTAATCATGAGTATTCTTATTGCCTTTGGGCCTTTTGGAAGAATACGTTTGGGAGGTGCCAAAGCGGTCCCTGACTACTCCGATTTTTCTTGGTACTCAATGCTGTTTTCGGCAGGAATGGGGATTGGTTTGATTTTTTATGGCGTGGCGGAACCCATTCAGCATTTGGTTAATCCTCCCATTCCGGTGGCAACAGAAGCTAAGGCTGCGGAACAGGCATTTAAATTTACCTTTTTGCATTATGGTTTTCATCCTTGGGCGGTGTATGCTATGGTGTCTTTATCTTTTGCATTTTTCACCTTCAATAGGAAATTGCCTTTAAGTGTACGGTCTTTGTTTTTTCCAGTTCTAAAGCATCGAATTAATGGTTTGTTTGGTCACATTGTAGATGTGCTTGCTGTGATAGCCTGTTTGTTTGGTTTGGCTACAACTTTGGGCTTTGGAGCCTCTCAAATAGGTTCTGGACTGAATTATTTATGGGGCATACCGAACACAACATATACCCATGTAATTTTTATTATTGTGGCTACGGTAATAGCGTCCTTTTCTATTGCTTCGGGACTGGATAAAGGGGTGAAGGCCTTAAGTGTATTTAATATACGGCTTACACTAATCTTTATGGTGGTAATGCTAATTATTGGGCCTTCCGTATTTATTATAGATTCCTTAATTGAAAATGTTGGAAATTATTTTCAGAATGTCATACAGTTAGGGACTTATACCGAGGTGTATAGTAATACCAAATGGCAAAACAATTGGACTATTTTTTATTGGGCTTGGTGGATTGCTTGGAGCCCTTTTGTGGGCATTTTTATTGCCCGTGTGTCTAAAGGAAGGACTATTAGAGAGTTTCTTACCGGAGTCATATTGATTCCCAGTGCTTTTTCATTTCTTTGGTTTACTGTTTTTGGGTCTTCAGCGGTGTACTTAGAGCTCAACGGACTGGCGCCTATAGGAGCTGAGGTGGACGCTAATATTTCAACGGCCTTGTTTGCCATGTTGGGGGCGTTCCCCTTGTCTAAAATTATGAGTTTTGTTGGCGTGCTACTATTGGTAAGTTTCTTTGTTACATCATCCGATAGTGGTTCTTTAGTGGTGGATTTCATTACTTCTGGTGGAAAAATGGACTCCCCTGTTTTACAGCGTTTGTTTTGGGCAGCTCTTTTAGGTTTGTTGGCGGCTACCCTTTTAATTGGTGGAGGCTTGGTAACGCTGCAAACTGCCGTGATGCTAGCGGCATTGCCGTTTTCGTTGATTCTCTTGGCGATGTGTTACAACTTGGTAATAGCCCTAAATAGGGAACGGCTTAAAAATTTGAGACTAAGTGTAAAGCGTCGTCAAAAAATTCGAGCGGCGGTCATTGAAAAGCATCTGGAAGACTTGGATATTTTGGAGGATGACGATGATGATGACGATTTGAATTAA
- a CDS encoding YgcG family protein, translating to MNTIKKGFLLFLTLCLIACKSPQETSATENSISAFDFSTVEKFKTTKATGQIVNDYDDVFTLEQRQELSQLLYNYNLKTTRQIAIVTVETISPYQDIQRFATDLGKYWGVGTKKDDNGMIFVICNPCRQLGIATGTGTEKVLTNDICKRVIDTTIIPQFKNGNFYDGIKNGVLELMEEWN from the coding sequence ATGAATACTATAAAAAAGGGATTCTTATTGTTCCTAACACTATGCTTAATCGCCTGTAAAAGCCCTCAAGAAACTTCAGCGACGGAAAACTCTATTAGTGCCTTTGATTTTTCAACAGTAGAAAAATTTAAAACCACAAAGGCAACTGGTCAAATTGTAAACGACTACGATGACGTATTTACTTTAGAGCAAAGACAAGAATTATCCCAATTACTATATAACTACAACTTAAAAACTACAAGGCAAATTGCTATTGTCACTGTTGAAACTATTTCACCTTATCAGGATATTCAAAGATTTGCTACGGATTTAGGCAAATACTGGGGTGTAGGAACTAAAAAGGACGATAACGGAATGATATTTGTTATTTGTAACCCTTGCCGTCAATTAGGTATTGCTACCGGCACCGGAACAGAAAAGGTTTTAACCAATGACATTTGCAAAAGAGTAATCGATACAACCATTATCCCCCAATTTAAAAATGGCAACTTTTATGACGGCATTAAAAACGGAGTTCTTGAATTAATGGAAGAATGGAATTAA
- a CDS encoding DUF3365 domain-containing protein, translating to MKISSIIKPLVLGLSLALVSCAETAKTKTIAQETPISKEAFEEAHNIVSQNCVTCHSPAGNPTTRIAPPLIAVKDHYLKPDMTEAEFVQSVANFLNTPKIENSQMPRAVERFGLMPQLGYSKAQLEAVATYIYRAKLDQPDWFETHHQQREADLMKYSETGTQDYLKKGMSIALSTKAVLGKNLLTAIQTKGTAGALEFCNEKAIVLTDSMSNELHAQVKRVSDKNRNPNNLANTKELDYIAVAKQDIAATGEASPKMIEENGTLIGYYPIMTNQMCLQCHGTPNKDITPETLMTLKETYPQDLAIGYDINELRGIWVVEMDKPE from the coding sequence ATGAAAATATCTAGCATCATCAAACCCCTAGTTCTTGGACTAAGTTTAGCCCTTGTAAGCTGTGCCGAAACCGCCAAAACAAAAACCATTGCTCAAGAAACTCCAATAAGCAAAGAAGCCTTTGAAGAGGCCCACAATATTGTTTCCCAAAACTGTGTGACCTGTCATTCCCCCGCTGGCAATCCCACAACAAGAATTGCCCCCCCGCTCATTGCCGTCAAGGACCACTACTTAAAACCAGATATGACGGAAGCAGAGTTTGTTCAGTCTGTAGCCAATTTTTTAAACACCCCTAAAATAGAGAACTCACAAATGCCCAGAGCTGTAGAGCGTTTTGGCCTCATGCCTCAATTGGGGTATTCCAAAGCTCAACTGGAAGCAGTAGCCACCTATATTTACAGAGCCAAATTGGACCAACCGGATTGGTTTGAAACCCACCACCAACAACGGGAAGCTGATTTGATGAAATATTCTGAAACCGGTACCCAAGATTACCTCAAGAAGGGAATGAGCATTGCTCTATCCACCAAAGCGGTTTTGGGCAAAAACCTGCTAACCGCTATCCAAACCAAAGGCACTGCAGGAGCTTTGGAATTTTGCAATGAAAAGGCCATTGTCCTTACGGATAGTATGTCCAACGAACTTCACGCCCAGGTGAAACGTGTTTCAGATAAAAACAGAAACCCAAACAATCTGGCAAACACTAAGGAACTGGACTATATTGCAGTGGCCAAACAAGATATTGCCGCCACAGGAGAAGCAAGTCCTAAAATGATTGAAGAAAACGGAACATTGATTGGCTACTACCCTATTATGACCAATCAAATGTGTTTACAGTGCCACGGCACCCCCAACAAAGATATAACGCCAGAAACCTTAATGACGCTTAAGGAAACATACCCGCAAGACTTAGCCATAGGATATGATATAAATGAACTACGTGGTATTTGGGTTGTTGAAATGGATAAACCCGAGTAA
- a CDS encoding tetratricopeptide repeat protein — MLPLQRYLPLVFLIFFTVFSCKDEGYVNKQELASATPTATFLGDEACMSCHQEAYNDWKGSHHDLAMKVADSVSVLGDFNNVEFPYKGGKATFYKKDADFYVNIPGPDDTYRDYPIKYTFGYTPLQQYIVELDKGKMQCLTIAWDSDKQQWFNLYPDLELRSDEWIHWTGGGMRWNTACADCHSTDLHKNYDPVSESYNTTFKIINVSCEACHGPASNHVKFYEEGENPIYKSKLTMTPDTAPQTLVNQCARCHSRRTQLTKDFTHDETFLDQYLPALLTPPLYESDGQIYDEVYVYGSFVQSKMYENGISCRDCHNVHSLKLKEQGNALCLNCHAPSVYDTETHHFHTAGTEAAQCVNCHMTGRTYMGNDFRRDHSFRVPRPDQSLAYGTPNACNRCHEDKTPEWALNALKVWGQTKAIDAKDHPSDYLLAGYAGDKTAFHTLASNHQASELLRATALSNYGNMALTSKELEQLKAFLKDSSALVRNEAVTALTQIGDTTSVKEVTKLLRDSVRVVRINSAKYLDIYGHGISKLDGFAEAHREFDEFQEMNSDFSLGQVQMAEHHYLKKDIEKAIIAYQKAISFDSYNNNARNNLALLYYQNGDFENAAKYYKDILEFEPNNSYPYYMLGLLYNEMGQDGMSLKYLAEACQKEPFNLRAYYNYALKLQEAKNFKLSSQVLDKALQYDPNNTDLLYIKMIAAMNTGDLNTARVICKGLMELYPEDPRFYKLLQELEQPMGAM, encoded by the coding sequence ATGCTCCCATTACAACGTTATTTGCCCCTTGTTTTTCTTATTTTTTTTACTGTTTTTTCGTGCAAAGATGAAGGCTATGTCAATAAACAAGAGCTTGCAAGTGCAACACCTACGGCTACCTTTTTGGGAGATGAAGCCTGCATGTCCTGTCATCAGGAAGCCTATAACGATTGGAAAGGATCTCACCACGATTTGGCCATGAAAGTAGCCGATTCTGTTTCGGTGCTTGGAGATTTCAATAATGTAGAATTTCCATACAAAGGAGGCAAGGCTACGTTTTACAAGAAGGATGCTGATTTCTATGTGAATATTCCAGGTCCTGATGATACCTATCGAGATTATCCCATTAAATATACGTTTGGCTACACGCCACTACAGCAGTACATCGTGGAGTTGGACAAAGGCAAAATGCAATGTCTTACCATTGCTTGGGATAGCGATAAGCAACAATGGTTCAATTTGTATCCCGATTTGGAATTACGAAGTGATGAGTGGATCCATTGGACCGGAGGGGGAATGCGCTGGAATACGGCCTGTGCCGATTGTCATTCTACTGATTTACACAAAAACTACGATCCGGTTTCAGAATCTTATAATACTACGTTCAAAATTATCAATGTTAGCTGTGAAGCTTGTCATGGCCCTGCCAGTAACCATGTGAAATTTTATGAGGAAGGTGAAAATCCTATCTACAAAAGCAAATTGACCATGACGCCCGATACGGCACCGCAAACCTTGGTGAATCAATGTGCACGTTGTCATTCCAGAAGAACTCAACTCACCAAGGATTTTACACATGACGAAACATTTTTGGATCAATATTTACCAGCGCTTTTAACGCCTCCTCTATATGAATCAGACGGACAGATTTATGATGAAGTATACGTTTATGGGTCTTTTGTTCAGAGTAAAATGTATGAAAATGGGATTTCTTGCAGGGATTGTCATAATGTCCATTCCCTAAAGTTGAAAGAGCAGGGTAATGCTCTTTGTTTGAATTGTCACGCGCCTAGTGTCTACGATACGGAAACTCATCATTTTCATACGGCAGGTACTGAGGCGGCCCAATGCGTGAACTGTCATATGACGGGAAGAACTTACATGGGGAATGATTTTAGACGGGATCATAGTTTTAGAGTGCCAAGACCTGATCAGAGTTTGGCTTACGGCACACCAAATGCGTGTAATAGATGCCACGAAGATAAAACACCAGAATGGGCATTGAATGCTCTAAAGGTATGGGGACAAACTAAGGCCATCGATGCCAAAGACCATCCTTCCGATTATTTGTTGGCGGGTTATGCAGGGGACAAAACAGCCTTTCACACTTTGGCCTCAAATCATCAGGCTTCCGAGCTGCTTCGGGCGACGGCTTTGAGCAATTATGGAAACATGGCCTTGACTTCAAAAGAATTGGAGCAATTGAAAGCCTTTTTGAAGGATTCGTCAGCCTTGGTTCGAAATGAAGCGGTAACCGCATTGACTCAAATAGGAGATACCACCAGTGTTAAGGAAGTTACCAAACTTTTGAGGGATTCAGTGCGTGTGGTACGTATTAATTCTGCTAAATATTTGGACATCTATGGTCATGGAATCTCTAAATTGGATGGTTTTGCTGAGGCCCATAGAGAGTTTGATGAGTTTCAAGAAATGAACTCCGATTTTTCATTGGGGCAGGTACAGATGGCGGAACATCATTATTTGAAAAAGGACATCGAAAAAGCAATTATAGCTTATCAAAAAGCCATATCGTTTGATAGTTATAATAACAATGCCCGAAACAATTTGGCGTTGCTATACTATCAAAACGGCGATTTTGAAAATGCGGCAAAATACTATAAAGACATTCTGGAGTTTGAACCTAATAACAGTTACCCTTATTATATGTTGGGCTTGCTCTATAATGAAATGGGACAGGACGGGATGTCCTTGAAATATTTAGCGGAAGCCTGTCAAAAAGAGCCTTTTAATTTACGGGCGTATTACAATTATGCCTTAAAATTACAGGAGGCCAAGAATTTTAAATTGTCTTCCCAAGTTTTGGATAAGGCGTTGCAATACGATCCAAACAATACCGATTTACTGTACATTAAAATGATTGCGGCCATGAACACAGGCGATTTAAACACGGCACGTGTTATTTGTAAGGGATTGATGGAATTGTATCCAGAAGATCCTAGGTTTTATAAACTACTGCAGGAATTGGAGCAACCAATGGGGGCTATGTAA
- a CDS encoding SDR family NAD(P)-dependent oxidoreductase: MTPKVAFITGGSRGLGKNMALAIAKKGLNIVITFHTNKEKARELVWEIETLGQKAIALPLDVSNGKSFPSFVKELQTDMTTAFGSDKIDYLINNAGIGVYAPFLQTTETQLDSMFNIHYKGVYLLTQQLLPLLNDGGGIINISSGLARFAIGGYSAYAAMKGAIETLTIYLAKELGERNIRANVIAPGAIETDFGGGAVRDNAELNAFIASMTALGRVGLPDDIGGVVAFLCTEDAKWITAQRIEVSGGQMI, translated from the coding sequence ATGACACCAAAAGTAGCATTTATAACAGGTGGCAGTCGTGGCCTGGGAAAAAATATGGCCCTAGCTATTGCCAAAAAGGGTTTAAACATTGTGATTACATTCCATACCAATAAGGAGAAAGCCAGAGAATTGGTTTGGGAAATTGAAACCCTAGGGCAAAAAGCTATTGCCCTACCTTTGGATGTCAGCAATGGCAAAAGCTTCCCTTCTTTTGTAAAAGAACTGCAAACTGACATGACCACAGCCTTTGGGTCCGATAAAATTGACTATCTAATCAACAACGCTGGAATTGGTGTTTATGCACCATTTTTACAAACTACAGAAACCCAATTGGACAGCATGTTCAACATTCATTATAAAGGTGTGTACCTATTAACACAACAACTTCTACCTTTATTGAATGATGGAGGTGGTATTATTAATATTTCCAGTGGCTTGGCGCGTTTTGCTATTGGCGGATATTCAGCATATGCAGCAATGAAAGGGGCTATTGAAACCCTGACCATCTATTTGGCTAAGGAATTGGGCGAACGAAATATACGGGCCAACGTGATTGCTCCCGGGGCCATTGAAACTGATTTTGGTGGTGGCGCCGTTAGGGATAATGCCGAATTAAATGCTTTTATAGCCTCTATGACAGCCCTTGGCCGTGTTGGACTACCCGATGATATTGGAGGGGTTGTTGCTTTTCTGTGTACCGAAGACGCCAAATGGATTACCGCTCAAAGAATAGAAGTTTCTGGTGGGCAAATGATCTAA
- a CDS encoding DUF4386 domain-containing protein has protein sequence MTKINTPRTFARIAGFSYLIIFFTAIFANFFVLEALLKAPEETIFNNHIMVRLGIMAFLVTVVFDVVVAWALNELYKHHSLSQPSTLFRMMHAAIMGVALFPLVQTLEATTAHDILHLIKLFNTIWLIGLFFFGVHLIFLGRIIKTPKVIAAFLGIAGLMYMVDTAAHFLMANYDSYSNIFLALVAIPSIVGEMSFAIWLLIKGGKNINS, from the coding sequence ATGACAAAAATTAATACTCCTAGAACCTTTGCCCGAATTGCAGGGTTTAGCTACCTCATTATATTTTTCACTGCCATTTTTGCCAATTTCTTTGTTTTGGAAGCACTCCTTAAAGCTCCGGAAGAAACCATTTTTAATAACCATATAATGGTACGCTTAGGGATTATGGCATTTTTAGTTACAGTTGTATTTGATGTTGTTGTAGCTTGGGCCCTAAACGAATTGTACAAACATCATTCCTTATCTCAACCAAGCACTTTATTTAGGATGATGCATGCCGCCATTATGGGAGTCGCTCTATTTCCTTTAGTTCAAACTTTGGAGGCCACTACTGCACACGACATATTACACTTGATAAAACTCTTCAATACCATATGGCTTATTGGCCTGTTTTTCTTTGGTGTACATCTCATTTTTTTAGGTAGGATCATAAAAACTCCAAAAGTAATTGCTGCATTTCTTGGAATAGCAGGACTGATGTATATGGTGGATACAGCGGCACATTTTTTAATGGCCAATTACGATTCCTATAGTAATATCTTCTTAGCCTTGGTGGCCATACCAAGTATTGTTGGAGAAATGTCCTTTGCGATATGGCTATTGATTAAAGGAGGAAAAAACATCAACTCCTAG